The following are from one region of the Magallana gigas chromosome 6, xbMagGiga1.1, whole genome shotgun sequence genome:
- the LOC105347932 gene encoding perlucin: MKGIGVLVLTVFLLGIGYVNGQQNCPNGFMKHGEACYLFSILRVSWIQAMKFCEIYGGDLAVIESEEEQMWIESYLKSTWTHYNQTDGVWLGGADLLVENEWVWVKQGRPFTYTRWAPREPSHYHRVGADENCLDLLPHKSFMWNDESCAWKMNFLCKTSLVGDPLVVIG, translated from the exons ATGAAGGGAATTGGGGTCCTGGTTTTGACTGTCTTCCTCCTAGGCATAG GGTATGTTAACGGGCAACAGAACTGTCCAAATGGCTTTATGAAGCATGGAGAAGCCTGCTACCTCTTCTCCATTCTACGAGTTTCCTGGATCCAAGCAATG AAATTTTGCGAGATCTATGGCGGTGATCTAGCGGTCATTGAGTCTGAAGAGGAACAGATGTGGATCGAGTCCTACCTCAAGAGTACCTGGACTCATT ACAACCAAACCGACGGAGTTTGGCTTGGCGGGGCGGACCTTCTGGTCGAGAATGAATGGGTGTGGGTGAAACAAGGGCGACCATTTACCTACACCCGCTGGGCGCCCAGAGAGCCGAGTCACTACCATCGGGTAGGAGCAGACGAGAACTGCCTGGACCTGCTGCCACACAAAAGCTTCATGTGGAACGACGAGAGTTGCGCGTGGAAGATGAACTTCCTGTGTAAAACAAG tttgGTCGGAGATCCATTAGTTGTAATAGGGTGA
- the LOC105347933 gene encoding cytochrome P450 2J1 isoform X2: METILSYILFLTSVAVILVTFFFMKNRGLPKGPWTLPFIGDRAFSDNKKFIFFLRNLESKYGHIFRFRQGSRHVTLVGGLENIKQVLEQKSLLPYCHWSNYITKVQAIQGPSWNGDELLKVLSQMSTQTADNFLKEKSTLEATILEEVRFLQRELSADKCRPISMLNIVSDAVYNIVSAITIGERLEFDRPSCRRFKQCLQEISRNSNFGFSENGVGFLPQVSPKKSSKLQDSVKYVQEFLEPRLTNHKTSLVKKEIPDYIDVCLNYNAREGKIINDEGILQGVINLFTSGCEPTISLTMWLFLLMTRYPELQKKCRHVISMQIRDDGCVSWGARDKLPFILATIQEAQRFSNPVPYGYPYEVSSEIEVGDYRIPEGDLLLLNYRSCHMDYTYWKRPAEFRPENFTDSDGDLVHHEAFLPYGLGHRTCGYKNIADQILFIVFTNIISKFNLRAPEDNPNPSLTAEEGLIRYPKLYHVIPYPLEDERQ, from the exons ATGGAGACGATTTTATCGTACATTTTATTCCTGACCAGCGTCGCCGTGATTCTTGTGACCTTTTTCTTCATGAAAAACCGTGGACTCCCCAAGGGACCTTGGACTTTGCCATTCATTGGGGATAGGGCATTTTCTGATAacaaaaagtttatattttttctgagAAATTTGGAAAGCAAATATGGACACATTTTTCGATTCAGGCAAGGATCCCGTCACGTGACACTGGTAGGTGGACTGGAGAATATTAAACAAGTTCTGGAGCAGAAGTCCTTGCTACCATATTGCCATTGGTCCAACTATATTACGAAAGTCCAAGCAATTCAAG GCCCCTCCTGGAACGGCGACGAACTTCTGAAAGTCCTTAGTCAGATGTCAACTCAAACTGCCGAcaattttctgaaagaaaagtCAACATTAGAAGCGACCATACTGGAGGAAGTTCGATTCCTGCAGAGGGAGCTGTCAGCTGACAAATGTCGACCAATCAGCATGCTGAATATTGTATCTGACGCTGTTTACAACATTGTATCGGCAATTACGATTGGCGAAAG ACTCGAGTTTGACAGACCATCCTGTCGGCGGTTCAAGCAGTGTCTCCAGGAAATATCAAGGAACAGCAATTTTGGTTTTTCGGAAAATGGTGTTGGTTTTTTACCCCAGGTGTCCCCCAAAAAG AGTTCAAAACTCCAGGATTCTGTCAAGTACGTCCAAGAATTCTTGGAACCAAGATTAACCAATCACAAAACGTCTTTGGTCAAGAAAGAAATCCCTGATTACATTGACGTGTGTTTAAATTACAATGCCAGAGAAGGGAAGATAATTAACG ATGAAGGCATCCTTCAGGGGGTGATAAATCTGTTTACGAGTGGGTGTGAGCCGACCATCAGTCTAACAATGTGGTTGTTCCTGTTGATGACGCGGTACCCGGAACTCCAAAAGAAATGTCGCCATGTTATCAGTATGCAGATA AGGGATGATGGATGCGTCTCCTGGGGTGCCCGGGATAAACTTCCGTTCATCCTTGCGACCATACAGGAGGCGCAGAGATTCTCTAATCCTG TGCCTTACGGATACCCTTACGAAGTTTCCTCTGAAATAGAGGTAGGAGACTACAGAATTCCCGAAGGCGACCTGCTCCTTTTGAACTATCGGTCTTGTCACATGGACTATACCTACTGGAAACGCCCTGCGGAATTCCGACCGGAAAACTTTACTGATTCCGACGGGGACCTTGTCCACCACGAAGCTTTCTTACCGTACGGTTTAG gTCATCGTACTTGCGGATATAAAAACATTGCAGACcaaattttgttcattgtttTCACCAACATCATCAGTAAATTTAACCTTCGCGCACCAGAAGACAACCCAAACCCATCTCTTACGGCGGAAGAGGGCCTTATACGATACCCCAAGTTGTACCACGTGATACCATACCCTTTAGAAGACGAGAGACAGTGA
- the LOC105347931 gene encoding perlucin, protein MSALWFCGLALWVSIASVNAVGCPNGFLQHDDSCYKFFHSTRATWAEAMLYCQLFKSHLAVIETQREQNFVEGLLRRDYQTGLPDGCWIDGTDALVEGEWIWTTTGKAIATDDYQKWFPGEPNSNGRGEDCMGLLHHENYNWSDESCEVMNNFLCEASLVETDTVIG, encoded by the exons ATGAGTGCTCTCTGGTTTTGCGGTTTGGCTCTATGGGTTTCCATTGCTTCAG TAAACGCCGTCGGATGTCCGAACGGGTTTCTTCAGCACGATGACTCCTGTTACAAGTTCTTTCACTCAACAAGAGCAACGTGGGCGGAGGCCATG CTCTACTGTCAGTTATTCAAGTCACACCTTGCCGTTATTGAGACCCAAAGAGAACAGAACTTTGTTGAAGGACTGCTACGTCGAGACTATCAGACAG GTTTGCCAGATGGCTGTTGGATCGACGGGACAGACGCCCTTGTAGAAGGCGAGTGGATCTGGACAACCACGGGTAAGGCCATCGCCACTGATGACTACCAGAAGTGGTTCCCCGGGGAGCCCAACTCTAATGGGAGGGGCGAGGACTGCATGGGCCTCCTCCATCACGAGAACTACAACTGGAGCGACGAGAGCTGTGAGGTCATGAATAACTTCCTCTGTGAGGCAAG CTTAGTTGAGACGGATACAGTCATAGGATAG
- the LOC105347933 gene encoding cytochrome P450 2J1 isoform X1: METILSYILFLTSVAVILVTFFFMKNRGLPKGPWTLPFIGDRAFSDNKKFIFFLRNLESKYGHIFRFRQGSRHVTLVGGLENIKQVLEQKSLLPYCHWSNYITKVQAIQGPSWNGDELLKVLSQMSTQTADNFLKEKSTLEATILEEVRFLQRELSADKCRPISMLNIVSDAVYNIVSAITIGERLEFDRPSCRRFKQCLQEISRNSNFGFSENGVGFLPQVSPKKSSKLQDSVKYVQEFLEPRLTNHKTSLVKKEIPDYIDVCLNYNAREGKIINDEGILQGVINLFTSGCEPTISLTMWLFLLMTRYPELQKKCRHVISMQIQIRDDGCVSWGARDKLPFILATIQEAQRFSNPVPYGYPYEVSSEIEVGDYRIPEGDLLLLNYRSCHMDYTYWKRPAEFRPENFTDSDGDLVHHEAFLPYGLGHRTCGYKNIADQILFIVFTNIISKFNLRAPEDNPNPSLTAEEGLIRYPKLYHVIPYPLEDERQ; this comes from the exons ATGGAGACGATTTTATCGTACATTTTATTCCTGACCAGCGTCGCCGTGATTCTTGTGACCTTTTTCTTCATGAAAAACCGTGGACTCCCCAAGGGACCTTGGACTTTGCCATTCATTGGGGATAGGGCATTTTCTGATAacaaaaagtttatattttttctgagAAATTTGGAAAGCAAATATGGACACATTTTTCGATTCAGGCAAGGATCCCGTCACGTGACACTGGTAGGTGGACTGGAGAATATTAAACAAGTTCTGGAGCAGAAGTCCTTGCTACCATATTGCCATTGGTCCAACTATATTACGAAAGTCCAAGCAATTCAAG GCCCCTCCTGGAACGGCGACGAACTTCTGAAAGTCCTTAGTCAGATGTCAACTCAAACTGCCGAcaattttctgaaagaaaagtCAACATTAGAAGCGACCATACTGGAGGAAGTTCGATTCCTGCAGAGGGAGCTGTCAGCTGACAAATGTCGACCAATCAGCATGCTGAATATTGTATCTGACGCTGTTTACAACATTGTATCGGCAATTACGATTGGCGAAAG ACTCGAGTTTGACAGACCATCCTGTCGGCGGTTCAAGCAGTGTCTCCAGGAAATATCAAGGAACAGCAATTTTGGTTTTTCGGAAAATGGTGTTGGTTTTTTACCCCAGGTGTCCCCCAAAAAG AGTTCAAAACTCCAGGATTCTGTCAAGTACGTCCAAGAATTCTTGGAACCAAGATTAACCAATCACAAAACGTCTTTGGTCAAGAAAGAAATCCCTGATTACATTGACGTGTGTTTAAATTACAATGCCAGAGAAGGGAAGATAATTAACG ATGAAGGCATCCTTCAGGGGGTGATAAATCTGTTTACGAGTGGGTGTGAGCCGACCATCAGTCTAACAATGTGGTTGTTCCTGTTGATGACGCGGTACCCGGAACTCCAAAAGAAATGTCGCCATGTTATCAGTATGCAGATACAG ATAAGGGATGATGGATGCGTCTCCTGGGGTGCCCGGGATAAACTTCCGTTCATCCTTGCGACCATACAGGAGGCGCAGAGATTCTCTAATCCTG TGCCTTACGGATACCCTTACGAAGTTTCCTCTGAAATAGAGGTAGGAGACTACAGAATTCCCGAAGGCGACCTGCTCCTTTTGAACTATCGGTCTTGTCACATGGACTATACCTACTGGAAACGCCCTGCGGAATTCCGACCGGAAAACTTTACTGATTCCGACGGGGACCTTGTCCACCACGAAGCTTTCTTACCGTACGGTTTAG gTCATCGTACTTGCGGATATAAAAACATTGCAGACcaaattttgttcattgtttTCACCAACATCATCAGTAAATTTAACCTTCGCGCACCAGAAGACAACCCAAACCCATCTCTTACGGCGGAAGAGGGCCTTATACGATACCCCAAGTTGTACCACGTGATACCATACCCTTTAGAAGACGAGAGACAGTGA